The Leptolyngbya sp. 'hensonii' genome includes the window CAGGAAATAGCCCAGTTGCCTTGTACCGTTACCGTCTAGAGTTTTCACCAGTGGGTACAAAACCAAAAAAATGAGGGGTATGGTGGCATCCCCTCATCCATCTGTTTCAGGTATTCATCCGGATTAAAAATTAATACCGGCGTTGGGTAGAAAACCCTTGCTCATTGCCCCAGTTCCCTGGGGAGTTCCTGGGTTTGTCTTCCTTGGGTCTTGCCTTATTGACCTTCAATTCACGCCCCATCCACTCTGCTCCATTCAGGGCTTCAATGGCAGCAGTTTCTTCTGTATCACTGGCCATTTCTACGAACCCAAAGCCCCGAATTCGCCCAGTTTCGCGGTCAGTCGGTAATTGAACCCGCTTGACCGTTCCGTACTCAGCAAAAACAGCGCTTAAATCTTCGTGTGTAACCGAGTAGGACAGGTTACCAACGTAAATCGACATGATCATCTCCGAGAGGTAAAAGTTTTCAGAAACGAAGTCCGGAGAGATGCCTGTCAACCGATAACAAACCCTGCAGCCGAATTCAGTTCCTATGGACTTAATATTAGGTCAAGTAAGGCGGCGTTGTCAGCACGCTGTCAGGACTGATCGCTCCAAAGATGTACTCTCTGGCCGCATGAGGGAGCGTCCTACAGCCGTTGCGATCGGGTCTAGGCTTGTCACCAGATCCACCATATCGGTCAGGGAGAGTGCCTGTCGAGCATCCGAGACAGACTGTTCAGGGGCTGGGTGGCACTCGATGATCAGCCCATCAGCACCGCAGGCGATCGCAGCTCTGGCCAGATCTGGGACCAGTTCTCGTTTGCCGGCGGCATGGCTGGGATCTACCAGCACGGGTAAATGGCTGATTTGTTTCAGGGCGACTACAGTTCCCAGATCCAGAACATTGCGGGTATGGGAATCGAAGCTGCGAATGCCTCGTTCACAGAGCACCACATTGGGATTTCCATGGCTCAAGATGTATTCGGCAGCCAGGAGAAACTCTTCCAGGGTAGCAGCCAGTCCCCGCTTGAGTAGCACAGGTTTATTTACCTGCCCCAGTGCTTTTAAGAGATCAAAGTTGTGCATGTTCCGACTGCCAATCTGGAGCATATCAGCATAGGCTGCTACGGTCTCAATCTGGGCGATCGCCATGACCTCGGTTACGACAGGCAGACCGGACTCTGCCCGTATCGCTGCCAGAATTTCCAGCCCTGCCTCTCCCAGTCCCTGGAAGGCGTAGGGTGAGCTGCGAGGTTTGTAGACCCCCCCCCGGAGTGCCTGTACGGCTATCGGTTTGAGGCGGGTTGCAACCTGTTCCATTTGGGAAAAGCTCTCCACAGAACAGGGACCGCCAATGATCAGAAGTTGGCGATCGCCGATCGTGATCTCCTCAGTCAGTCGCACGACAGTGCGATGGGTTGGATGGGCTTTGGCTGCGAGTTTAGCATTGAGCATAGGTCGAGAATCCTTAAAGTTGGGGTTGGATGGGTCAACAACAAAAAACCCGGAACCTGATTCAGGCTCCGGGTGGGCAGAAAAGCGGCATAACAGCTTTACCCGGAACCTGAGGGGCTCCAGAAATAAAAGCCATAAAACCAGCAATTGAGGGAAAGCATCACGATCGTCGAGAAATAGCTTCAGCGGTACATCAGGCAGTCTGGTCAATAAAAAAGGCTGCAGACACTACCCTGCAGCCCACCTGAGTTCCACATCAAACTGTGGTTCACACCAGGTGGACCTCCGTAAAAAAGTACCAGTAATAAAAGTTGGGCATTCGATCTGCCGAGTTATTGAGTGAGTATTTATCACCGTAACAAAGGGATGGAGGCCCGTCAAGTTGCATCCGCTTGCCTGTCTCCCCACAGAATGCCTGCTGCTGCGAGAACGAACGCAACCATGGCCATGAATCCACAACTGGACAGAGCAATCTGGTTGGACTGGGCAAAGAGATAGCCGAATAAACTGATGGCGGCTGAGAAGCCTCCGAAATACATCCCGATCGCCAATCCCCCCTGTGAAGCTGGCGTCATGGAGAGGGCCAGGGGAATGGCACCGTTCAACACCAGGCTCAAACAGGCCAGCAGACAGAGGGTGACCAGGGACACCAGCACCCCACTGGGAGGAAGGAAGGCCAACGCCCCGATCAGGCCAGCAACTCCCACGGCACCCAGGGCCATCATGGGTCGGTTGCCCTGACGGGTCGCGATCGTGCCTGCCGGAACTGAGAATAGAGCCAGGAGAATGGAAACCATGCCCATGAGGAACCCCACATTGAACGTGGGCAGGCCCATCTGCAACAGTCGGGGCAGGATCTCACCCAGGGCAAGACGCACACCCCAGGCAACGCAAAAGCCAATTCCGAACAACAGGCTGACAGATGTAACCCAGGTGTTTTTCTCCGCAGAAGGGTCTGTTCCGGCTGGAGAAATGGCGGTCTGAGGACGAACAGCGCGTAGAACAGCAGCAGATCCCAGCAGGGTGAATGAGCCGATCGCAAAGGTTAATGCTGGTCCCAGGCTCAATAAAAACCCTGAAGCCAGGGGACGGATAGCGCCAGCTAAGCCACCGACCAGGGTCAGAATACTGGCGGCCTGGGGCAATTTGGTTGCGAAGGCATACTGACCCAGGAGGCAGAGGGCAGGACTGCGAAACACGGTCATGGCCAGGGACCAGGCCACAATAATCAGTATCAGCACCCACCGCATGCCGTCAGTTGGTCGCCCCAGAAGGACGATCGTGGGAATGGCGATAAACAGAGCCGAGGAGAGAATAACACCCACAGAGATAAAGGGAAAGCGGGTACCCAGCCAGCGCTGCCCTCGATCGGAAAGCCCGCCCATCAAGGGTTCCATCACTACGGCTAGGGCATTTTCTATAATCAGCAATCCCCGGCCCAGATGATCGGGGAGGCCAAAATCGGTGAGTAGTTTGACCAGATAAACGCCATAAATCACCCAGGCCAGGGTAATGGCTCCCTGCACAGTGGCCAGGGCGAAAACCTGTAGCCAGAGAACGCCCGATCGGGGTTTTGTCTCATCCATAACCGCATGATCCAGTTTTGTTGCCAGTCATTGTCCCCAGGCTCAGTTGGCCATTACGACTGAAAAGTTTGACAGTGAAACTCACCCCGACCATACTGGGGGGGGTCAACTGAACCTGACAAATTCACGATACCAGAGTAAAATTCGGGTCTTAAAAACTTCATCCCTGTGTTTTATCCTGATCCGGAATCGGGCCTAACGTCTTTAAGGTTTACATGGAATAAATTTAGCGGATTGAGTCATGATGAAACTGAAACTCCTTGTTGGCACAACCCTGTTGTCATTCCTTTGGGCAATGGCTCCAGCCCAGGCTGAAAACCCAGCTAACCTGAAGCTGTTGCTCACCACGAACCAATGTATCTGGTGTTATCTGGGAGATGCCAGACTCTCCGGTGCTTCTCTCCCGGGTGCGGTGGTGGCAGGCAGCAGTTTTGAAAACGCAGATTTGAGCAATGCTAACCTGAGTAATACCAACATGATTGGCACGGACCTGCGGGGGGCGAATCTGGAAGGGGCGAATCTGGAAGGGGCGAACCTGGCTGGCGCAGATACGGAGGGGGCAAATTTTAAGAATGCTAACCTCAAAGGTGCCCGCATGCCAGATGGGAGAATTCATCCTTAGCGTCTAACGAAATAATAAAGTAGGCTCAATCGTAAGGTGATTGAGCCTCTTCAGGGGAATGTTCTGGGTTTAGTATTCAGGAACTGAGGAATCAATCTCGCGGCTCCAGGCCTGGATACCGCCTTTGACGTTTGTGCCTTCGATACCAGCTTGGTGCAGGATACCCAGCGCCTTGGCCGATCGTCCGCCCATCTTGCAATGGGCGATCAGGCGATGCCCATTCAGTAATTCCTTCACTTTTTCTACGCCACTCCCACTCTCAATTTCTGGAAGAGGAACCAACACAGAACCAGGGATCCGGGCGATTTCATATTCGTTAGGATTCCGCACATCCAACAGTACGAAATCATTGGAACCGCTTTCCAACAATTGTTTGAGCTCTTGAACGGTCATTTCTTCCATAGCGGCTTGTTGTTTTGCCTCCTCTGCTTTGGCCTGTGGAATCCCACAGAATTCTTCGTAATCAATCAGCTTTTCAATCACGGGCCGGATCGGGTTGGGCCTTAGCTTTAGTTCTCGAAACTTCATCTGCAGGGCGTCATACAGAAGGAGACGACCATTCAGGGTGGTGCCCTGACCCAGAATGATTTTGACAGCTTCTGTGGCTTGAATGACGCCAATAATGCCCGGTAAAATTCCCAACACGCCACCCTCAGCACAGGAAGGAACTAGACCCGGCGGTGGGGGTTCTGGGTAGAGATCCCGGTAATTGGGGCCATCCTGATAATTGAAAACCGTGGCCTGACCCTCAAACCGGAAGATTGAACCATAGACATTGGGTTTGCCCAGCATCACACAGGCGTCATTCACTAGATACCGGGTGGGAAAATTATCGGTTCCATCAATCACAATGTCGTAGGGACGCATAATATCGAGAGCGTTCTCAGCGCTCAAGCGCGTCTCATATAAATCAACCTGGCAGTATGGGTTAATCTCCAAAATCCGATCTTTGGCCGACTGGATTTTGGGTTTACCGATCCAGGATGTACCATGAATGACCTGCCGCTGCAGATTGGAGCGATCGACGATATCAAAATCGACGATACCGATATTGCCGATCCCTGCCGCAGCGAGGTAAAGCAGTAAGGGAGAGCCCAAACCACCCGTGCCGATGCAAAGCACACTGGCAGCTTTCAGGCGCTTTTGCCCTTCCAGACCAACCTCTGGCAGGATTAAATGGCGGGAGTAACGTTCGTATTCCTCTTTACTGAGCTGGATCTGATCCAGGTTAGGGTTCAGCATAGTACATGTTTCAGGGAAGTATGGGGCCGGTCACAGTTTGCAGAGACCCGGTACGCAGCACAACGGATGAATCAGACCATCTATTTTAAGCCTGATTCGCAAACATAACCATGGATTATCAGAAAAACTCTAGAAGCGATTCGTCCCCCAACCGGGTGCTTTCTCTGCAGCCTGCAGAATGAAAGCGGCCAGATTTTCAACTTGAGCCTGGGAGAGCCAGCTCTCCGGAACCTGTCGGCAGAAAACGGCTTCTTCACTGCCGTCATAGGTCATGGGTTGCCTGAGGTAGGCCACTAAGCTGTTGATCGTAGCTCGGGGTGGGGTGGCTCCCTGCAGGTCAGCCAGGGAAAGGGAAACCAGGGGATTGGGTAAGGTTGAGCCGCCCACATGACAGCCCTTACAGTTGTCTTCAAATAAGTGCTTGCCTTCAGAGAGGGCTTGTGGGGAAAAAGAACGGGTCTGGCCCTGCTCATTCAGGATTACAGGAACTGGTTCTACAGCCCGCAGGTACCGTGCAACATAAGGATCGATCGAGGCAGCCTGAACTGGCGGACTGACGATCCAAACGGTCAGAAAAATCAAAAGAGACCACAGGAGGCGTTGCACAGGCATGATGAATCTCTGAGACCAAATAGAACGGATAAAAAATTAGGGACCGACAGAAGAGAGGGCGTTTTAATTCTCCCACCTCCATCGGCCCCATCGAAACTTAATGAATTAAGTCACAAGGTTGAGACAAGCCTTAGTAATAAATCTTGCCACCGCCCCACTTAACCCCTACAACCTTAGGCTGTAGAAGAATGTGGCCTGCGATCGCATACAAATCTTTCTCTGTCAGATTACGCATCTTAGGGAAGATGTCCGTGCTCTGAGTACTGGGATGCAGTTCGGCGATTGAAGCTGCCCCGTCGTACGTGGTCGGATTGTGCATGTAATCCACTAATGCTTCGATATTGTCCCGTCGGGGAGTTGCCAGCGCCAAAGTCTCCGGAGCCAGGTCAAGGTTCGGATCGGTCTTGGTCACCCCACCGACATGGCAGGTGCTGCAGGCATAGTTAAATAGACGCTTCCCTTCAGCCACTTGCTTCAGGCTCAGGACAACGGTGTCTCCCTTATCGTTCAAGGTAATCGTACGGGTTGCTTCATCCAGTTCAGTCGCATTAGCGGGGCCTGTCAGCATCTGAAAGGCAAAAAATACAGTGGCTACTACCAGCCAGATGTATCTCTTAAGCATGGTTCTCCTTTTAAGCTTGGCACAGTTTTCTACTATCAGATTTTCATCTAAGGAGCTCAATCAACTGGTGCTGTCTGAATCGAGAGTTACCTCCTGCCTCTGAGCAAGAGCGCTAGAGATGGGTGCTTTGGCATCCTCCAGAGTCAGACGAGTCTGAGGACCCTGGTCAGTAATCCCCAACTGACCGCAGAAACAAAGGGGTTTCTCAGGAAGAGAAAACTCTCATCAAAAGAGAAAAACCTCAGAAATTTCGGCGATCGACAGGTCCGCAAAACCCATGACTTTGCCAGCTAACAGGACTGATTGAGTCTTTATCAATACCAATATCATGACATTGAGTGGACTCTTTTTAGCAGTTCGCCTCAGCGGATTAAAAATCGTTGCTGGCTTGTTCCCGAAGCATCAGTGGATCAGGGTAGTGCTGAGGGGAAGAGGATTGGGTAAGTGAACCAGGGAGTGAGGGGTTGCCTGGGGTTGGTGTAGCCGGATTAACTGGGCCAGGGTTTTCTTCAATTGAGTCCGAGGGACGATCGCATCTACAAAGCCATGTTGCAGCAAGTACTCGGCAGTCTGAAAGTTGTCTGGTAGTTTTTCCCGTAGGGTTTGTTCGACCACGCGGCGGCCTGCAAAACCGATCGTGGCCTTGGGTTCAGCCAGAATGATGTCCCCTAGCATGGCAAAGCTAGCCGTGACGCCCCCCGTTGTGGGATGGGTGAGGATCGGAATATAGAGCAGGCGAGCTTCTCGATGTCGTTCCAGGGCTCCAGAGATTTTTGCCATCTGCATCAGGCTCAGCATGCCCTCCTGCATCCGAGCCCCTCCAGAGGCACAGACGATGATAACAGGGACAGACTCATCGGTGGCCCGCTCGATCAGGCGGGTCAGTTTTTCACCAACAACGGACCCCATGCTACCGCCCATGAACTGAAAATCCATGACGCCCAGAGCCACTGTTAACCCATCCAGTTGGCCCAAACCCGTTTGGACTGCATCCTTCAGACCTGTTTTTTCCTGGGTCTCGCGCAACCGATCGCTGTAAGACTTGCGATCGCGGAATTTCAGGGGATCGGTGGGCATCAGGTCTGCATCCAGGGCTTGCCAGGTCTCTGGATCAATCAGTTGCTGAATGCGTTCTTCGCTAAATACCCGGGAGTGATCACCACATTCCAGACATACCATCTGGTTTGCTCTCAGGTCTTTGGTGTAGGTCAATACACCACAAGCCGTACACTTCGTCCACAGGCCATCGGCGATCTCTCGTTCCTGGCCCTGAATATTCATCGGGTCTGATTTAGGACGATTCGCAAACCAATCAAATAGAGACATAGGGTTACTAAAATCCTGCTAATCAATAAATTTTGTCAAGGGTTATTCTGGGTCTTCTTCAGGGGGACTGAGGAGGAGCAAGGCTGTCCATTGATCCTCTGGACGCACCTGCAGGGCAGTGGGACTGCCAGTACCAAGGTATGGAGGTAAACCCAAGCTGAGGATACGTGCAGGAATTTCATGGGCAACTAGCAGCTGGAGCATGAGTTCCGCTTCCCATTGGGTGTTAGTCGTTCGTAACGTAATCCAAGCCACGGCGGCAACTCACCCATACCTCAATCTTGACCTCAATATCGACGGGAGAGGGCAAAGACATCTAAAGCATCTATATTCACAATCTCTATTCACAATCTCTCACAGAACTAGCCCTTGAGCCTCAAGAGTCCATAAACAGCAATGCTTTCCCAGGGAAGGACTGGCCTGGGCTTTAACTGACATATTTATATTTAACAAGAATCCGTCATAAAAATTGACTTTGTGTATAAACTCTTAACTCTCTGGGGACTTTTCAGGTCCATTCACCCTGGTAAACTGGTATTCCAAAGATAGAAAGCGAAATTTTAAACTCAAGAGAGCAAGGTCACGCATGGTAGATTCTCTCAGAAAACCAGAATTTGAGGAGTTGCGTCCCGGAATTAAGGTTCCAGCTAAGGAAAACATCCTCACGCCACGGTTCTACACAACCGATTTTGAGGCCATGTCCAAAATGGACATCTCGGTGAATGAAGCCGAGCTGATAGCCATTATGGAGGAATTTCGCACTGACTATAATCGGCATCATTTTGTTCGCGATGCTGAATTCGAGCAATCCTGGGAGCACATCGATGGTGAAACCCGTCGATTGTTTATTGAGTTCCTGGAGCGCTCTTGTACGGCAGAATTTTCAGGGTTTCTGCTTTACAAGGAGCTCTCTCGTCGTCTGAAAGATAAGAGCCCTGTATTGGCAGAGTGTTTCTCTCTCATGTCCAGAGATGAGGCTCGCCATGCTGGCTTCCTGAACAAGGCGATGTCTGATTTTGGCCTCTCTCTTGATCTGGGCTTCCTGACCAAAAATCACAAGTACACCTTCTTTAAGCCAAAGTTTATTTTCTACGCCACTTACTTGTCAGAAAAGATTGGCTATTGGCGGTACATTACCATTTACCGTCATCTTGAATCCCATCCCGAAAATCGCATCTACCCTATCTTCCGGTTTTTTGAGAACTGGTGCCAGGATGAAAACCGTCATGGTGACTTTTTTGACGCGATCATGC containing:
- the psbV2 gene encoding photosystem II cytochrome PsbV2, which codes for MPVQRLLWSLLIFLTVWIVSPPVQAASIDPYVARYLRAVEPVPVILNEQGQTRSFSPQALSEGKHLFEDNCKGCHVGGSTLPNPLVSLSLADLQGATPPRATINSLVAYLRQPMTYDGSEEAVFCRQVPESWLSQAQVENLAAFILQAAEKAPGWGTNRF
- a CDS encoding RNA-binding protein translates to MSIYVGNLSYSVTHEDLSAVFAEYGTVKRVQLPTDRETGRIRGFGFVEMASDTEETAAIEALNGAEWMGRELKVNKARPKEDKPRNSPGNWGNEQGFSTQRRY
- a CDS encoding MFS transporter; this encodes MDETKPRSGVLWLQVFALATVQGAITLAWVIYGVYLVKLLTDFGLPDHLGRGLLIIENALAVVMEPLMGGLSDRGQRWLGTRFPFISVGVILSSALFIAIPTIVLLGRPTDGMRWVLILIIVAWSLAMTVFRSPALCLLGQYAFATKLPQAASILTLVGGLAGAIRPLASGFLLSLGPALTFAIGSFTLLGSAAVLRAVRPQTAISPAGTDPSAEKNTWVTSVSLLFGIGFCVAWGVRLALGEILPRLLQMGLPTFNVGFLMGMVSILLALFSVPAGTIATRQGNRPMMALGAVGVAGLIGALAFLPPSGVLVSLVTLCLLACLSLVLNGAIPLALSMTPASQGGLAIGMYFGGFSAAISLFGYLFAQSNQIALSSCGFMAMVAFVLAAAGILWGDRQADAT
- the acsF gene encoding magnesium-protoporphyrin IX monomethyl ester (oxidative) cyclase, which gives rise to MVDSLRKPEFEELRPGIKVPAKENILTPRFYTTDFEAMSKMDISVNEAELIAIMEEFRTDYNRHHFVRDAEFEQSWEHIDGETRRLFIEFLERSCTAEFSGFLLYKELSRRLKDKSPVLAECFSLMSRDEARHAGFLNKAMSDFGLSLDLGFLTKNHKYTFFKPKFIFYATYLSEKIGYWRYITIYRHLESHPENRIYPIFRFFENWCQDENRHGDFFDAIMRAQPDILNDWKARLWCRFFLLSVFATMYLNDVQRSGFYASLGLDAREYDKYVIEKTNETAARVFPVALNVDHPEFYDRLEVCVRNNEQLAAIASSTAPEPVKFLRKLPFYVSNLVELARLYLLKPIRVDSLAGTVR
- the accD gene encoding acetyl-CoA carboxylase, carboxyltransferase subunit beta: MSLFDWFANRPKSDPMNIQGQEREIADGLWTKCTACGVLTYTKDLRANQMVCLECGDHSRVFSEERIQQLIDPETWQALDADLMPTDPLKFRDRKSYSDRLRETQEKTGLKDAVQTGLGQLDGLTVALGVMDFQFMGGSMGSVVGEKLTRLIERATDESVPVIIVCASGGARMQEGMLSLMQMAKISGALERHREARLLYIPILTHPTTGGVTASFAMLGDIILAEPKATIGFAGRRVVEQTLREKLPDNFQTAEYLLQHGFVDAIVPRTQLKKTLAQLIRLHQPQATPHSLVHLPNPLPLSTTLIH
- the psbV gene encoding photosystem II cytochrome c-550, giving the protein MLKRYIWLVVATVFFAFQMLTGPANATELDEATRTITLNDKGDTVVLSLKQVAEGKRLFNYACSTCHVGGVTKTDPNLDLAPETLALATPRRDNIEALVDYMHNPTTYDGAASIAELHPSTQSTDIFPKMRNLTEKDLYAIAGHILLQPKVVGVKWGGGKIYY
- a CDS encoding pentapeptide repeat-containing protein yields the protein MMKLKLLVGTTLLSFLWAMAPAQAENPANLKLLLTTNQCIWCYLGDARLSGASLPGAVVAGSSFENADLSNANLSNTNMIGTDLRGANLEGANLEGANLAGADTEGANFKNANLKGARMPDGRIHP
- the aroF gene encoding 3-deoxy-7-phosphoheptulonate synthase, with product MTRLPDVPLKLFLDDRDAFPQLLVLWLLFLEPLRFRVKLLCRFSAHPEPESGSGFFVVDPSNPNFKDSRPMLNAKLAAKAHPTHRTVVRLTEEITIGDRQLLIIGGPCSVESFSQMEQVATRLKPIAVQALRGGVYKPRSSPYAFQGLGEAGLEILAAIRAESGLPVVTEVMAIAQIETVAAYADMLQIGSRNMHNFDLLKALGQVNKPVLLKRGLAATLEEFLLAAEYILSHGNPNVVLCERGIRSFDSHTRNVLDLGTVVALKQISHLPVLVDPSHAAGKRELVPDLARAAIACGADGLIIECHPAPEQSVSDARQALSLTDMVDLVTSLDPIATAVGRSLMRPESTSLERSVLTAC
- the moeB gene encoding molybdopterin-synthase adenylyltransferase MoeB — translated: MLNPNLDQIQLSKEEYERYSRHLILPEVGLEGQKRLKAASVLCIGTGGLGSPLLLYLAAAGIGNIGIVDFDIVDRSNLQRQVIHGTSWIGKPKIQSAKDRILEINPYCQVDLYETRLSAENALDIMRPYDIVIDGTDNFPTRYLVNDACVMLGKPNVYGSIFRFEGQATVFNYQDGPNYRDLYPEPPPPGLVPSCAEGGVLGILPGIIGVIQATEAVKIILGQGTTLNGRLLLYDALQMKFRELKLRPNPIRPVIEKLIDYEEFCGIPQAKAEEAKQQAAMEEMTVQELKQLLESGSNDFVLLDVRNPNEYEIARIPGSVLVPLPEIESGSGVEKVKELLNGHRLIAHCKMGGRSAKALGILHQAGIEGTNVKGGIQAWSREIDSSVPEY